In the genome of Streptomyces sp. Q6, the window GGCGGCGAGCTGCGCGCTCATGCCTCCACCCCCTCGGCCTCGGTGGCCTCCGCGGCCTCGGACGGCTTCTCGCCCTTGGAGACGGCCACTTGGCGCTCGGTGCCGGGCGCCGCCTCGGTCACCAGACCCCGGTAGTAGTCCTGCTCGTCCATGCCGGGGAAGATCGAGTGCGGCGACTCGACCATGCCCTCCTCCAGACCGGCGAGCAGCTGCTCCTTGGTGTAGATGAGGTTGGCGCGGCTGCTGTCCGCCAGCTCGAACTCGTTCGTCATCGTGAGCGCGCGCGTGGGGCACGCCTCGATGCACAGGCCGCACAGGATGCAGCGGGCGTAGTTGATCTGGTAGACGCGGCCGTAGCGCTCGCCCGGGGAGTAGCGCTCCTCCTCGGTGTTGTCCGCGCCCTCCACGTAGATGGCGTCCGCCGGGCAGGCCCAGGCGCACAGCTCGCAGCCGACGCACTTCTCCAGGCCGTCCGGATGGCGGTTGAGCTGGTGCCTGCCGTGGAAGCGGGGAGCGGTGGTCTTCTGCTGCTCCGGGTACTGCTCGGTCAGCCGCTTCTTGAACATGGCCTTGAAGGTCACACCGAAGCCCGCGACAGGGTTCTGGAACCCGGGCTTGGTGTCCTTCTCGTGCTTCTCATGCTTCTCGTCAGCCATCGGACGCCTCCTTTCCGTCACGAGATCCGCCAAGTGATTCGTCACTCGCAGTATCGGGGCCACCACTGACAATCAACTCCCGCTCGTGGCGCGGCCGTCGGCGCGGCACGGGCGGCAGGGTCTGTCCCGGCAGCGGCGGCACGGGGAACCCGCCCGCCATCGGGTCGAAGGCCGCGGGCTCCTCGACCGCCGCGCGCCCCTTCTCCCCGCGGTCGCGGAAGATGTCCACGACGAACGAGAGCAGCAGGAGTACGAGGATGCCGCCGCCCACGTAGAGGGCGATGTCGGCGAAGTCGTAGTTCTCGTTGCGCAGGGTCCGCACGGTGGCGACGAGCATCAGCCACACCACGGAGACCGGGATGAGGACCTTCCAGCCGAGCTTCATCAGCTGGTCGTAACGGACGCGCGGCAGCGTGCCGCGCAGCCAGATGAAGAAGAACAGCAGCAGTTGGACCTTGACGACGAACCAGAGCATCGGCCACCAGCCGTGGTTCGCGCCCTCCCAGAACGTGGAGACCGGCCACGGGGCCCGCCAGCCGCCCAGGAAGAGCGTCACGGACACCGCCGAGACCGTCACCATGTTCACGTACTCGGCGAGCATGAACATCGCGAACTTGATGGACGAGTACTCGGTGTTGAAGCCGCCGACGAGGTCGCCCTCGGACTCCGGCATGTCGAACGGGGCGCGGTTCGTCTCGCCCACCATCGTCACGATGTAGATCAGGAACGAGACCGGCAGCAGCACGATGTACCAGCGGTCGTGCTGCTGGGCGACGATCTCGGAGGTCGACATCGAGCCCGAGTACAGGAACACCGAGGCGAACGCGGCGCCCATCGCGATCTCGTACGAGATCATCTGCGCGCAGGAGCGCAGGCCGCCGAGGAGCGGGTACGTCGACCCGGACGACCAGCCCGCGAGGACGATGCCGTAGATGCCGACGGAGGCGACAGCGAGGATGTAGAGCATCGCGATCGGCAGGTCGGTGAGCTGCATCGCCGTACGGGTGCCGAAGATCGAGATCTCGTTGCCCGACGGGCCGAACGGGATCACGGCGATCGCCATGAAGGCCGGGATCGCGGCGACGATCGGCGCGAGGATGTAGACGACCTTGTCCGCGCGCTTGACGACCAGGTCTTCCTTGAGCATCAGCTTGATGCCGTCGGCGAGCGACTGGAGCATGCCCCAGGGGCCGTGCCGGTTGGGGCCGATGCGCAGCTGCATCCAGGCGACGACCTTGCGCTCCCACACGATGGAGAACAGCACGGTCACCATCAGGAAGGCGAAGCAGAACACCGCCTTGACGACGACGAGCCACCACGGGTCGGTGCCGAACATCGACAGGTCTTCGAGTGCCAGGGGACTCATGACTGCACCTCCGGGGCCTCGGCGACGGCCGGGCCGATCTTCACGAGGTCGCCGGGAACGGCGCCCGCGTCCGACGCCACGCCGCTGCCCACGGAGTTCAGCGGCAGCCAGACCACACGGTCGGGCATCCGCGTGACCTGGAGCGGCAGTTCGACGGTTCCGGACGGGCCGGTGACCGCGACCGTGTCGCCGTCCTTCACGCCGGCCTCGGCGGCCGTCGCGGCGGACACGCGCGCGTGAGCGGCGTGCCGGGTGCCGGCCAGCGCCTCGTCGCCGTCCTGGAGGCGGCCGAGGTCGAGCAGCAGCCGGTGTCCCGCGAGGACGGCCTCGCCGCTCGCGGGCCGCGGCAGCTGGGCCGCCGTCTCCAGGGGCTCGGTGGCGTGCGGACCGTCCCAGTGGCCGAGCCGGTCCAACTCGCCGCGCGCCGCCCGCAGATCGGGCAGCCCCAGGCGGGCGTCCATGGCGTCGGCCAGCATCTGGAGCACGCGCCCGTCGGCCGGGGCGACCCGGCGCGTCATCTGGTCGGGCTTGAGCGCGGCCTCGAACATCCGCGCGCGGCCTTCCCAGTTGAGGAAGGTGCCCGCCTTCTCGGCGACCGCGGCCACCGGAAGGACGACGTCCGCGTGCGCGGTGACCTCGCTCGGCCGCTGCTCCAGGGAGACCAGGAACTCGACCTCGTGAAGCGCTTCACGCGCGCGTGCCGGAGCGGGGAGGTCGGCGACCTCGACGCCGGCCACGACCAGGGCCCGCAGTTCACCGGAGACCGCCGCCTCGACGATCTGGCCGGTGTCGCGCCCGTAGCGGTGCGGCAGTTCGGCCACACCCCAGGCGGCCGCGACTTCCTCACGCGCGCGCGGGTCGGTCGCCGGGCGGCCGCCCGGCAGGAGCGACGGCAGCGCGCCCGCCTCGACGGCGCCGCGCTCACCCGCGCGGCGCGGGATCCACACCAGCTGGGCGCCGGTCGCGGTCGCGGCCCG includes:
- the nuoI gene encoding NADH-quinone oxidoreductase subunit NuoI, whose protein sequence is MADEKHEKHEKDTKPGFQNPVAGFGVTFKAMFKKRLTEQYPEQQKTTAPRFHGRHQLNRHPDGLEKCVGCELCAWACPADAIYVEGADNTEEERYSPGERYGRVYQINYARCILCGLCIEACPTRALTMTNEFELADSSRANLIYTKEQLLAGLEEGMVESPHSIFPGMDEQDYYRGLVTEAAPGTERQVAVSKGEKPSEAAEATEAEGVEA
- the nuoH gene encoding NADH-quinone oxidoreductase subunit NuoH, with product MSPLALEDLSMFGTDPWWLVVVKAVFCFAFLMVTVLFSIVWERKVVAWMQLRIGPNRHGPWGMLQSLADGIKLMLKEDLVVKRADKVVYILAPIVAAIPAFMAIAVIPFGPSGNEISIFGTRTAMQLTDLPIAMLYILAVASVGIYGIVLAGWSSGSTYPLLGGLRSCAQMISYEIAMGAAFASVFLYSGSMSTSEIVAQQHDRWYIVLLPVSFLIYIVTMVGETNRAPFDMPESEGDLVGGFNTEYSSIKFAMFMLAEYVNMVTVSAVSVTLFLGGWRAPWPVSTFWEGANHGWWPMLWFVVKVQLLLFFFIWLRGTLPRVRYDQLMKLGWKVLIPVSVVWLMLVATVRTLRNENYDFADIALYVGGGILVLLLLSFVVDIFRDRGEKGRAAVEEPAAFDPMAGGFPVPPLPGQTLPPVPRRRPRHERELIVSGGPDTASDESLGGSRDGKEASDG